Genomic DNA from Molothrus aeneus isolate 106 chromosome Z, BPBGC_Maene_1.0, whole genome shotgun sequence:
AACTTGGAACTTCATGCTGCTGCAATTTATCAATCAACGTGTTACTTTTTAGTCAGGCTAGTCAATGGCACAAGCCTGTAATGGCTGATCCCGCAATACCAGCATCCTAGTTAGTAAGGGTCTTAGGGCTTCACACCCCATTAActgaaatactgatttttcaGGAGGCTCTACAACTAGAGCTAAAACTATCCTCTAGAATATTCAGAGGATTAATACAGGACCTTGTCTACACATCTAGCATCTATTAAATTGTTGTACAAAAAAGTAGGTGTCATAAAGTCAGTTTTATGACTTAAAGATATGCTGCTCTATTAATTTTGGTTCAGTCACCGCATACTCACGTTATTTAAGAGCTCACAAAAAGCCTGTTTCTATGGGCAGAGGCAGGAACATCTCCAGTCTGATATTTGACTTTTTTGTTTGCCTAATTCTGTTCAGATGTGCTCACCTGGCTCATGGATCATATAGTGAACCCAGCCAAGACTCTGCTGAACACCAAGTCGTCTCCACTCTTCTTCAGACATCAGATGAGATTTTGGCACTTGTTTTGAAAGTTCTCGTGGCAGCATCACATGTCTGTAGAGGTTTAATAATTAAACACATACACAAAGTACTATACACTAGAAAATTGGAAGAGATCTGCACTGAAAGACAGTTACCACATTATGAATACTCACTTGGCccataaaaaaaaacaagagtaCTGAATTTTGGCATGAATTTGATTATGAAACGCGTCCCAGAACCCAGTTTAAAATCACTTACGACTATCAAATGTTACATCTGTAAAGCAACTGCAAACTGGGAGCCAAACTGTCTTCTAGATGAGATTTAGACCCCTTCAGATTCCAATGACTATACACTCAGAGAAACATGCACTCCTGGCAACAGGCTGATATATCAGctatttgaaaaataagaacTTTGGACTTCTAAAGTACTTGTAATACCGAT
This window encodes:
- the CKS2 gene encoding cyclin-dependent kinases regulatory subunit 2; amino-acid sequence: MAHKQIYYSDKYSDEQYEYRHVMLPRELSKQVPKSHLMSEEEWRRLGVQQSLGWVHYMIHEPEPHILLFRRPLPKDEQK